The following proteins are encoded in a genomic region of Glycine soja cultivar W05 chromosome 17, ASM419377v2, whole genome shotgun sequence:
- the LOC114391909 gene encoding uncharacterized protein LOC114391909: MATGYRLFLIPAARPLLRKNFFFISSSYSTRALQPCQPSSSAEEKSRDVRVWAWWDFTKCHVPHNFDVLKVAPTIMEAMRANGIRGPLNITAFGDVLLLSRVHQEALAYTGVRFIHVKDGRSSTTDILVDLMYWVSQNPPPAHILLISGDRDFAGVLHRLRTSNYNILLATPESAPGVLHSAATIAWHWSSMLKEGNLTGKCFNHPPDGPYGSWYGSYKPDSLEKPAPVAAQEAADASLPNVEVHEPSSLGSVPKSVVKQVRRILSLHPKGIDIDVLRAELVKCGERLDKGMFGHKRFSRFLLSLPRVQLRPGVEGFLAVHLVPSESPEPCESSSVASTMSGAKNKEKGCAATPKVNGEDKSKVKGADEKFSIASIRERSSDDKSKPVQPSPSQGRSNEEYVDGESSSPVLVEKHVCQPPNELQKSSVACDKVVDVANAQHSETQLPPKDNKDSETKMDSLKVTCQKSSVEDIVRCEDAGHKSMEKHTTSENHSAGNDQSMVEDNVIANYESGDFEAKKKCEDPTRMEVDEVVHSPSSSPVDGSPVVQTPGASPKTNNRTPTFFSWIRSWWPFGRSNEKYDDLIALQNKAVSLVEGSKLSELDQTVSQSEEPKLSELDQDVSHAEDSKLSELDQTVSQFEEPKLTVLDQTVSHSAKPELFSSASFWNNMESFIFAPKGSLLFSQSRSREDVVHKLQNGGPLVLRSLPKEDILQLVELLITEKKWLEENPSKTFPFKLIRPVQKKSSVNQSHDVNGLRSLFIGRTSQSNLQKSLEHDVEKHNQSIAHSQVSAPTMETKYTERSRNDILEDCKKLVSEMLREHPEGYNIGSFQRLFVDRYGYHLDIQKLGYQKLAALLQIMPGVKLESTYIFPSVPAVCDSDLETSILKTQATTDIHAASNSDSESSESAPKDDNMESPWCEVGPVSINNSDKSGLELKPSQKTIELDTSKSKHPDYEPVVSDDEFSASEGDDSCLTQSAQQRKPKCNEQDSSFWQAMDLWHSSKEEENSGKKSNNVDSLDISLAEILDSSTKSTRDTLSQIPSSKYRENNGKKSDNVDSLDTSLADMFNSSSTESTTGTLSKIPSSNYREKQRSHKNYSFVADPVLPNKEKLVDDLKKADESKMQN, encoded by the exons ATGGCAACCGGTTACCGATTGTTTCTCATCCCCGCGGCAAGGCCCCTTCTCCGCAAAaacttcttcttcatttcctcctcCTACTCTACTCGCGCGCTCCAACCGTGCCAGCCATCATCGTCTGCAGAGGAAAAGTCCCGAGACGTGAGGGTTTGGGCCTGGTGGGACTTCACAAAGTGCCACGTGCCCCACAATTTCGACGTTCTCAAAGTTGCCCCCACAATCATGGAGGCAATGAGAGCCAACGGCATCAGAGGCCCTCTCAACATCACCGCCTTCGGCGACGTTCTGCTCCTCTCCCGCGTCCACCAGGAAGCACTCGCCTACACCGGCGTTCGCTTCATCCACGTCAAAG ATGGAAGGAGCAGCACCACCGACATTCTCGTTGACCTAATGTATTGGGTCTCGCAGAACCCTCCACCCGCGCATATACTCTTGATATCCGGCGACAGAGACTTCGCTGGCGTGTTGCATAGGTTGAGAACGAGTAACTACAATATCTTGCTCGCTACCCCAGAGAGCGCCCCTGGTGTTCTCCACAGTGCCGCCACGATAGCGTGGCATTGGTCTTCGATGCTTAAGGAAGGAAATCTTACTGGAAAATGTTTCAACCATCCACCCGATGGGCCGTATGGTTCTTGGTATGGAAGCTACAAGCCTGATTCTCTTGAAAAGCCGGCTCCAGTTGCGGCTCAGGAGGCTGCTGATGCCTCTTTGCCCAATGTGGAGGTCCACGAGCCTTCTTCTTTGGGTTCGGTTCCCAAGTCGGTTGTGAAGCAGGTTAGGCGTATATTAAGTTTGCATCCAAAAGGGATAGATATTGATGTTCTTCGCGCTGAGTTGGTGAAATGTGGTGAGCGTTTGGATAAAGGGATGTTTGGGCATAAAAGGTTTTCCCGCTTTCTGTTGTCGTTGCCACGTGTACAGCTTCGGCCCGGTGTTGAGGGTTTTCTTGCTGTACATTTGGTTCCTTCGGAATCCCCGGAACCTTGTGAGAGCAGTTCTGTGGCATCCACAATGTCTGGTGCGAAGAATAAGGAGAAAGGGTGTGCTGCGACTCCGAAGGTAAATGGTGAGGATAAAAGTAAGGTTAAGGGAGCTGATGAGAAATTCTCAATTGCCTCGATCCGTGAAAGGAGTTCGGATGACAAATCAAAGCCAGTCCAACCGAGTCCTTCACAAGGGAGATCCAATGAGGAGTATGTTGATGGTGAATCATCATCTCCTGTATTGGTTGAAAAACATGTTTGTCAGCCACCAAATGAGTTGCAGAAATCTTCTGTAGCTTGTGACAAGGTTGTGGATGTGGCTAATGCACAACACTCAGAGACTCAACTGCCACCCAAGGACAACAAAGATTCTGAAACGAAGATGGATTCCTTAAAAGTGACTTGTCAAAAATCATCTGTTGAAGACATTGTTAGGTGTGAGGATGCAGGTCATAAAAGTATGGAAAAGCATACAACTTCAGAGAATCACTCTGCTGGAAATGATCAATCAATGGTGGAAGACAATGTTATTGCAAATTATGAATCTGGAGATTTTGAAGCAAAGAAGAAATGTGAGGATCCGACTagaatggaggttgatgaagtTGTTCACAGCCCATCTTCTTCACCAGTTGATGGCTCTCCAGTTGTCCAAACACCTGGTGCAAGTCCTAAAACTAATAACAGAACTCCAACATTCTTTAGCTGGATTAGAAGCTGGTGGCCATTTGGGAGAAGCAATGAAAAGTACGATGATTTGATCGCTCTTCAGAACAAGGCTGTGAGTCTTGTTGAGGGTTCCAAGTTATCTGAACTGGACCAGACTGTTAGTCAATCTGAAGAGCCCAAGTTATCAGAACTGGATCAGGATGTTAGTCATGCCGAGGATTCCAAGTTATCTGAGTTGGACCAGACTGTTAGTCAATTTGAAGAGCCCAAGTTAACAGTATTGGATCAGACTGTTAGTCATTCTGCAAAGCCTGAGTTATTTTCTAGTGCTTCCTTTTGGAATAATATGGAATCTTTCATTTTTGCACCCAAGGGATCACTTCTTTTCTCCCAGTCAAGAAGCAG GGAGGATGTGGTGCATAAATTACAAAATGGTGGACCCCTGGTTCTTAGATCACTCCCCAAAGAAGACATCCTTCAATTGGTGGAATTGTTAATAACAGAGAAAAAATGGTTGGAGGAAAACCCCTCCAAAACATTTCCTTTTAAGCTAATTCGACCTGTTCAGAAGAAATCATCGGTGAACCAATCCCATGATGTAAATGGTTTGAGATCTCTCTTTATAGGTAGAACATCACAGTCaaacttgcaaaaatcattAGAACATGATGTGGAGAAACACAATCAGAGTATTGCTCATTCTCAAGTTTCTGCACCAACTATGGAAACAAAATATACCGAGAGATCCAGAAATGATATATTAGAAGACTGTAAAAAACTTGTGAGTGAAATGCTGAGGGAACACCCAGAGGGGTATAATATTGGTTCTTTCCAAAGACTATTTGTTGATAGGTATGGCTATCATCTTGATATACAGAAGCTTGGTTATCAAAAGTTGGCAGCCTTGCTACAGATAATGCCTGGGGTCAAATTAGAGTCCACTTATATTTTTCCTTCTGTTCCTGCAGTCTGTGATTCAGACTTGGAAACTTCTATCCTCAAAACTCAAGCAACCACTGATATTCATGCAGCTTCCAACTCAGATAGTGAATCATCTGAGTCAGCCCCCAAAGATGATAACATGGAATCCCCATGGTGTGAGGTAGGTCCTGTTTCTATCAACAATTCCGACAAGAGTGGTTTAGAATTAAAGCCTAGTCAGAAAACTATAGAACTGGATACATCAAAATCAAAGCATCCTGATTATGAACCTGTCGTATCAGATGATGAGTTTTCTGCATCTGAAGGAGATGACTCTTGTTTAACTCAATCAGCACAGCAAAGAAAGCCAAAATGTAATGAACAAGACAGTTCTTTTTGGCAAGCTATGGATTTGTGGCACAGCAGCAAGGAAGAAGAGAATAGTGGCAAGAAATCAAACAATGTTGACAGCTTGGACATTTCTCTGGCTGAAATTTTAGATTCATCCACCAAGTCAACCAGGGACACCCTTTCCCAGATTCCTTCATCGAAATACAGAGAGAATAATGGCAAGAAGTCAGACAATGTTGACAGCTTGGACACTTCTCTGGCTGATATGTTTAATTCATCATCCACTGAATCAACTACGGGTACCCTTTCCAAAATTCCATCATCAAATTATAGAGAGAAGCAACGGTCTCATAAGAACTATTCCTTTGTTGCTGATCCAGTCTTACCTAACAAGGAGAAGCTGGTTGATGACCTCAAGAAAGCAGATGAGTCAAAGATGCAAAACTGA
- the LOC114392135 gene encoding lysine histidine transporter 2-like: MSMNPEEQQHQCQIKWKEKDINDWLPITKSRNAKWWYSAFHNVTAVVGAGVLGFPYAMSELGWGWGVTILLLSWICTLYTAWQMIEMHEPEPGKRFDRYHELGQHAFGEKLGLWIVVPQQLMVDVGINIVYMITGGNSLKKIYDILCDDCEPIRRTYFIMIYACVQIVLSHLPSFNSIAGVSFAAAVMSVGYSTIAWITSLHRGVQQGVKYSSRFSSDAESVFGFFGALGTIAFGYAAHSVILEIQATIPSTPEKPSKIAMWRGMVVAYAVVALCYFPVGILGYWAFGNTVEDNILLSLEKPRWLIVAANIFVVVHVTGSYQVFGVPVFDMLESFMVKWMKFKPTWFLRFITRNTYVLFTLFIGVTFPFFGGLLGFFGGFVFAPASYFLPCIMWLVLYRPKIFSWSWCANWFCIVCGVLLMVLAPIGALRQIILEAKDYKFYS, from the exons ATGTCAATGAATCCGGAAGAACAACAACATCAATGCCAAATAAAATGGAAGGAGAAAGACATCAATGACTGGCTTCCTATCACTAAATCCAGGAACGCAAAGTGGTGGTACTCTGCTTTTCACAATGTCACTGCTGTTGTTGGAGCTGGTGTGCTGGGTTTCCCATACGCCATGTCAGAGCTAGGATG GGGTTGGGGCGTTACAATATTGCTCCTTTCATGGATTTGCACTCTGTACACTGCATGGCAAATGATTGAGATGCACGAGCCTGAACCGGGAAAGAGGTTTGACAGGTATCATGAATTGGGGCAGCATGCGTTCGGGGAAAAGCTTGGGCTGTGGATTGTGGTGCCTCAGCAACTAATGGTTGACGTTGGCATAAATATAGTTTATATGATCACTGGTGGGAATTCTCTAAAGAAGATTTACGATATTCTCTGTGATGACTGTGAGCCCATTAGGAGAACTTACTTCATCATGATATATGCCTGTGTTCAAATCGTTCTATCTCACCTCCCTAGTTTCAACTCCATTGCTGGTGTTTCTTTTGCTGCCGCTGTCATGTCCGTCGG CTACTCCACTATTGCGTGGATAACTTCACTTCACAGGGGCGTTCAACAAGGCGTGAAATATAGTAGCAGATTTTCAAGCGATGCAGAAAGCGTATTTGGGTTCTTTGGCGCTTTGGGGACTATAGCTTTTGGGTATGCTGCGCACAGTGTAATTTTGGAGATCCAAGCAACCATTCCTTCCACGCCTGAAAAGCCCTCCAAGATAGCCATGTGGAGAGGCATGGTTGTTGCTTATGCTGTAGTGGCTCTTTGTTATTTCCCTGTTGGTATCCTTGGTTACTGGGCTTTTGGAAACACTGTTGAAGACAACATCCTTCTGTCCCTTGAGAAACCACGTTGGCTCATTGTAGCtgctaatatttttgttgttgtccaTGTAACTGGGAGCTATCAG GTCTTTGGCGTTCCGGTGTTTGATATGTTAGAATCGTTCATGGTAAAATGGATGAAGTTCAAGCCAACATGGTTCCTTCGATTCATAACTCGCAATACATACGTTT TGTTTACATTGTTCATTGGTGTTACATTTCCTTTCTTTGGTGGGCTTCTGGGCTTCTTTGGGGGATTTGTCTTTGCTCCAGCCTCATACTTT CTCCCCTGCATAATGTGGCTTGTCCTATACAGACCAAAGATATTTAGCTGGTCTTGGTGTGCAAATTGG TTTTGCATCGTTTGTGGAGTGTTATTAATGGTATTAGCTCCTATCGGTGCATTGAGGCAGATCATACTAGAAGCCAAGGACTACAAATTTTACTCGTGA
- the LOC114393226 gene encoding scarecrow-like protein 21, which yields MAPLYSAFNGEIDGENLPLAFDIWATNLWAYGYYPHQPAISENSTSKLVDFPFCDGTIIRDNKRVKRTVCFPIYNSVSCHSFFNTNSSSRNSIPKLHFRDHIRTYTQRYLAAEPVEEASEDTNSSESSGGEEDGCADGVRLVQLLIACAEAVACRDKSHASILLSELKANALVFGSSFQRVASCFVQGLTERLNLIQPIGSAGPMMAPAMNIMDAASDEMEEAYRLVYELCPHIQFGHYLANSTVLEAFEGESFVHVVDLGMSLGLRHGHQWRALIQSLANRASGERVRRLRITGVGLCVRLQTIGEELSVYANNLGINLEFSVVNKNLENLKPEDIEVREEEVLVVNSILQLHCVVKESRGALNSVLQMIHGLGPKVLVMVEQDSSHNGPFFLGRFMESLHYYSSIFDSLDVMLPKYDTKRAKMEQFYFAEEIKNIVSCEGPLRMERHERVDQWRRRMSRAGFQAAPIKMVAQSKQWLLKNKVCEGYTVVEEKGCLVFGWKSRPIVAVSCWKC from the coding sequence ATGGCCCCTCTTTATAGTGCCTTCAACGGCGAAATCGATGGCGAAAATCTCCCTTTAGCTTTTGATATCTGGGCAACCAATCTATGGGCCTATGGCTATTATCCTCATCAACCTGCTATATCGGAGAATAGCACTTCTAAATTGGTTGATTTCCCCTTTTGCGATGGCACCATCATCAGGGATAACAAAAGGGTCAAGAGAACCGTGTGTTTCCCCATTTATAACAGCGTTAGTTGCCATAGTTTCTTCAACACCAACAGCAGTAGTAGGAATAGCATACCAAAACTCCACTTCAGAGATCACATACGGACTTACACTCAAAGATATCTCGCAGCTGAACCCGTAGAGGAGGCATCAGAAGATACAAACAGTTCAGAAAGTAGTGGAGGCGAAGAAGATGGGTGTGCTGATGGAGTGAGGCTTGTTCAGCTTCTAATAGCGTGTGCGGAAGCGGTGGCTTGCCGCGACAAGTCACACGCTTCCATATTACTTTCCGAACTTAAAGCGAATGCTTTAGTGTTCGGATCCTCATTCCAAAGAGTTGCTTCCTGTTTCGTCCAAGGCCTCACCGAGAGGCTCAATCTGATTCAGCCCATCGGGTCCGCGGGCCCGATGATGGCACCCGCCATGAACATCATGGACGCCGCCTCGGACGAAATGGAGGAAGCATACAGGTTGGTTTATGAACTGTGTCCGCACATCCAGTTCGGACACTATTTGGCTAATTCCACAGTATTGGAAGCCTTTGAGGGTGAGAGTTTTGTCCATGTCGTGGACCTAGGCATGAGTCTTGGTCTAAGACATGGACACCAATGGAGAGCTCTGATCCAGAGTCTCGCCAACCGTGCAAGTGGCGAACGCGTTCGTCGCCTGCGGATCACGGGGGTGGGACTCTGTGTCAGACTTCAAACCATTGGAGAAGAACTCTCCGTATATGCTAACAATTTGGGTATCAACTTGGAGTTCTCAGTGGTTAATAAGAATTTGGAAAATCTGAAACCAGAGGACATAGAAGTGAGGGAAGAAGAAGTTCTTGTGGTGAACAGCATTCTGCAGCTTCATTGCGTGGTGAAGGAGAGCCGCGGGGCTTTGAATTCGGTGCTGCAGATGATTCACGGGCTTGGACCCAAAGTGTTGGTGATGGTTGAGCAGGACTCGAGTCATAATGGACCCTTTTTTCTAGGGAGGTTTATGGAATCATTGCACTATTACTCTTCAATTTTTGACTCGTTGGATGTTATGCTGCCAAAGTATGACACTAAGAGGGCAAAGATGGAGCAGTTTTACTTTGCCGAGGAAATAAAGAACATTGTGAGCTGTGAGGGGCCGTTGAGAATGGAGAGGCACGAGAGGGTGGACCAGTGGAGAAGGAGAATGAGCAGAGCTGGGTTTCAAGCTGCACCTATAAAGATGGTGGCTCAGTCTAAGCAGTGGCTTCTCAAGAACAAGGTTTGTGAGGGTTATACTGTTGTGGAAGAGAAGGGGTGTTTGGTTTTTGGATGGAAGTCGAGGCCTATTGTTGCAGTTTCTTGCTGGAAATGCTGA